A section of the Desulfurobacteriaceae bacterium genome encodes:
- a CDS encoding secondary thiamine-phosphate synthase enzyme YjbQ, whose amino-acid sequence MIYEISLKTNGRTQFIDITRQVESIVVQSGVKEGICVIYVPHTTAGITINENADPSVKKDIKTMLDKLIPWMESFYEHAEGNSAAHIKSSLVGCNQTVIVRDGRLLLGTWQGIYFCEFDGPRTRKVYVKVIEG is encoded by the coding sequence ATGATTTATGAAATTTCCCTCAAGACTAACGGTAGAACACAGTTTATCGACATAACAAGACAGGTTGAATCTATTGTCGTTCAGTCAGGAGTAAAAGAGGGAATTTGTGTTATTTATGTTCCTCATACAACTGCAGGAATAACAATTAATGAGAACGCAGACCCATCAGTTAAAAAAGACATAAAAACTATGCTTGATAAGTTAATTCCATGGATGGAGTCTTTTTATGAACACGCAGAAGGGAATTCCGCTGCTCACATAAAGTCTTCTTTAGTTGGATGTAACCAAACGGTAATAGTTAGAGATGGAAGACTATTACTTGGAACATGGCAAGGAATATACTTTTGTGAGTTTGATGGTCCAAGAACAAGAAAAGTTTACGTAAAAGTTATAGAAGGTTAA